From Flavobacterium sp. 102, a single genomic window includes:
- a CDS encoding nucleotidyltransferase domain-containing protein — METLKTILYFSIFRYPLRIEEIHSYTNYESISDTEKELQHLIAEKILIKVDDFYVYGSDLDSVIKRLRGNMYADRALKIAQKKAKFIAKFPFVKGVGVSGSLSKGYYDNGSDIDFFVITEPNKLWLCRTFLMLYKKIFLLNSRKFFCVNYFVSTSQMEIEEKNRFTATELKTLIPMQGKTVFEDFFQKNQWVTNYFNKFSPELTLVPDFKKPIGTKSVEFMFGNHIGNFIDDSFKKITLKKWRAKFRMMSEEDFKIALKSTKNISKHHPSHFQKKVILDLNNRIEEVGHNFNINLAKENV, encoded by the coding sequence TTGGAAACACTAAAAACAATTCTCTATTTTTCTATCTTCAGATATCCGTTGCGAATTGAAGAAATCCATAGTTATACCAACTATGAATCCATTTCGGACACTGAAAAAGAACTGCAACACCTGATTGCCGAAAAAATCCTCATTAAAGTGGACGATTTCTATGTCTATGGAAGCGATTTGGATTCGGTTATCAAAAGACTTCGCGGCAATATGTATGCTGACAGAGCGCTCAAAATTGCCCAAAAGAAAGCCAAATTCATTGCCAAATTCCCTTTTGTAAAAGGCGTTGGCGTTTCTGGTTCGTTGTCAAAAGGCTATTATGACAACGGAAGTGATATCGATTTCTTTGTCATTACCGAACCCAATAAACTTTGGCTTTGCCGAACCTTTTTGATGCTTTACAAAAAAATATTCCTGCTCAATTCGCGTAAGTTTTTTTGTGTCAATTACTTTGTTTCAACAAGCCAAATGGAAATCGAAGAAAAAAACCGATTTACAGCGACGGAATTGAAAACATTAATTCCAATGCAAGGCAAAACCGTTTTTGAAGATTTCTTTCAAAAAAACCAATGGGTTACTAACTATTTTAATAAATTCAGTCCTGAATTGACTTTGGTTCCTGATTTCAAAAAACCAATCGGAACAAAATCCGTAGAGTTTATGTTTGGAAACCATATCGGAAATTTTATTGATGATAGTTTCAAAAAAATTACCCTGAAAAAATGGAGAGCCAAATTCCGTATGATGAGCGAAGAAGATTTTAAAATTGCCTTGAAATCAACGAAAAATATCTCAAAACACCATCCATCGCACTTTCAAAAGAAAGTTATTTTGGATTTGAATAACCGAATTGAAGAAGTGGGTCATAACTTCAACATCAATTTAGCCAAAGAAAATGTCTAA
- a CDS encoding radical SAM protein, whose amino-acid sequence MSNILFSHSYYYKLDSKQWKNKTPFPPLGTLYAASLLRKNGFEVSLFDTNLLDSPNTIEPILKSSKPNYLVIYDDGFNYLTKMCLTNMRDACFEMIRLGKTHNCTIIVCSSDSTDHYSDYLKMGADYILQGEGEMSLLELIKALENETVMDDIKGIVFKKNGQVKVSPKREVLQNLDELPLPAWDLVDIESYKAIWKQSGQPFTLNVATTRGCPYKCNWCAKPIYGNRYNAHSPEYIVTEIQFLKANFGVTRFWMCDDIFGLKPNWVQEFNTKLKEQSLKISYYIQSRVDLLLKEDTIDCLAESGLEEVWVGAESASQKILDAMDKGTTVEQIYEATKLLKDKKIRVAFFLQFGYLTENQEDIQKTIAMVKELMPDNIGISVSYPLPGTKFYDKVKDDLKLKSNWTDSDDFEMLFHGTYKSNYYRKLQRFVHKEFRKQQGFYNLKQAFIKPSSLTVANVKSIAKLGYYIPSAFLDTLSLKKLQQNGS is encoded by the coding sequence ATGTCTAACATCCTTTTTTCGCATTCGTATTATTACAAACTCGACTCAAAGCAATGGAAAAACAAAACACCTTTTCCACCTTTGGGAACGCTTTATGCAGCTTCATTATTGCGGAAAAATGGTTTTGAAGTTTCGCTTTTTGACACCAATTTATTAGACAGTCCAAATACTATCGAACCCATTTTAAAATCATCAAAACCCAATTATTTGGTGATTTATGATGATGGTTTCAATTACTTGACCAAAATGTGTTTGACCAACATGCGAGATGCTTGTTTTGAGATGATTCGTTTGGGAAAAACTCACAATTGTACGATTATCGTTTGCAGTTCCGATTCCACTGACCATTATTCGGATTACCTTAAAATGGGTGCCGATTATATTTTGCAAGGCGAAGGTGAAATGTCGCTTTTAGAGCTGATTAAAGCTTTGGAAAATGAAACTGTAATGGATGACATTAAAGGCATAGTTTTTAAGAAAAATGGACAAGTTAAAGTCAGTCCTAAACGCGAAGTGCTTCAAAATTTAGACGAATTGCCTTTACCAGCTTGGGATTTAGTCGATATCGAAAGTTACAAGGCCATTTGGAAACAAAGCGGTCAACCATTTACTTTGAACGTTGCCACGACTCGCGGTTGTCCGTACAAATGCAATTGGTGTGCGAAACCGATTTACGGCAATCGCTACAATGCGCATTCTCCTGAATATATTGTTACCGAAATTCAGTTTTTAAAGGCAAATTTTGGCGTCACTCGTTTTTGGATGTGTGATGATATTTTTGGGTTGAAGCCGAATTGGGTTCAGGAATTCAACACCAAATTAAAAGAACAAAGCTTAAAAATCAGCTATTATATCCAAAGTCGCGTTGATTTATTACTAAAAGAAGACACGATTGATTGCTTGGCTGAATCCGGTTTGGAAGAAGTTTGGGTTGGTGCCGAAAGTGCTTCGCAAAAAATTCTCGATGCGATGGATAAAGGCACGACGGTAGAACAAATTTACGAAGCAACAAAACTATTAAAAGACAAAAAAATACGTGTGGCTTTTTTTCTGCAGTTTGGTTATCTAACCGAAAATCAGGAAGACATTCAAAAAACCATCGCAATGGTCAAAGAACTGATGCCGGATAACATTGGGATTTCCGTTTCTTATCCTTTGCCCGGAACGAAGTTTTATGACAAAGTCAAGGACGATTTAAAACTCAAATCCAATTGGACGGATTCGGACGATTTTGAGATGCTATTTCACGGCACTTATAAATCCAATTACTATAGAAAACTGCAACGATTTGTTCATAAAGAATTCAGAAAACAACAAGGTTTTTATAATTTGAAACAAGCGTTTATTAAACCTTCTTCACTTACAGTTGCAAATGTAAAATCGATTGCCAAATTGGGTTATTACATTCCGAGCGCTTTCCTTGATACGCTTTCGCTAAAAAAACTACAACAAAATGGAAGCTAG
- a CDS encoding class I SAM-dependent methyltransferase: MEASFDKAAANYDDTFTNTEIGKMQRDLVYTELSKHLTSVKNILEINCGTGEDAIWFAKQNFNITATDISPKMIEVAKGKANLNFKTADINSIASTFENEKFDLLFSNFGGLNCLSKSELTHFFANINLILSEKGQLALVIMPKNTLWERFYFLAKAQFKNIFRRKREGVIAQVDGENVTTYYYNPKDIVNLANANFETVTVKPIGFFVPPSYLDGFFKNKKGILRFLNRLEQGIKNASSLSKYADHYLIILQKR; this comes from the coding sequence ATGGAAGCTAGTTTTGACAAAGCCGCAGCAAATTATGACGATACTTTTACCAATACCGAAATTGGGAAAATGCAGCGCGATTTAGTTTACACCGAACTTTCCAAACACCTAACTTCCGTTAAAAACATACTCGAAATCAATTGTGGCACCGGCGAAGATGCGATTTGGTTCGCCAAACAAAATTTCAATATAACTGCGACTGATATTTCCCCAAAAATGATTGAAGTGGCGAAAGGAAAAGCAAACCTCAACTTTAAAACTGCTGATATCAATTCAATTGCTTCCACTTTTGAAAACGAAAAATTTGATTTGCTCTTTTCCAATTTTGGCGGTTTGAATTGTTTATCGAAATCGGAACTAACACATTTCTTTGCTAATATCAATTTGATACTTTCGGAAAAAGGCCAATTAGCCTTGGTGATTATGCCGAAGAATACGCTTTGGGAACGCTTTTATTTTTTGGCTAAAGCCCAATTCAAAAACATTTTCCGACGAAAAAGAGAAGGCGTGATTGCTCAGGTTGATGGAGAAAATGTAACGACTTATTACTACAACCCAAAAGATATTGTAAATTTAGCCAACGCTAATTTTGAAACTGTTACAGTAAAGCCGATAGGTTTTTTTGTTCCGCCGTCATATTTGGATGGATTTTTTAAAAACAAAAAAGGAATACTTAGATTTTTAAACCGATTGGAACAAGGCATTAAAAATGCTTCCTCGCTTTCAAAATACGCCGATCATTACCTTATAATTTTGCAAAAACGATGA
- a CDS encoding B12-binding domain-containing radical SAM protein, protein MSILFTHAYYLSDDPKEQKIMKPYPPLGLLYVSAYLKSKNIDNDVFDTTFASQSTQLDFILEKQPKIICIYTNLMTKIEVIKLIKILKTVVFNFPKIALGGPDVTYNVENYLKAGADFLIIGEGEETTFELYNAIIKNGDFHQVNGIAFLENNQIIQTTARTKFKELDELPLPNRDAINMQNYLDTWKTNHGQSSMTISTQRGCPYTCKWCSTAVYGQSYRRRPANQVAEEMKMLKEKHNPDALWFVDDVFTVSHKWLVAFKEEVLQQDAVIPFECITRAERLNAEILQLLKDVGCFRIWIGAESGSQTIIDAMDRRVDVNQVKKVIQDTNAMGIETGTFIMLGYPGETEKDITETIQYLKDANPTLYTITVAYPIKGTSLYNEIEHKITQQPDWETSTDRDIDFERTYSRKYYQYAVSKVVNEVEFHKASSKMSLKALKLKTKSLMATGLMKISK, encoded by the coding sequence ATGAGTATTTTATTCACCCATGCGTATTATTTATCGGATGATCCTAAGGAACAAAAGATCATGAAGCCCTATCCGCCATTAGGGTTACTTTATGTTTCTGCTTATTTGAAAAGCAAAAATATTGACAATGATGTTTTCGACACAACCTTTGCTTCGCAATCAACACAACTCGATTTTATTTTAGAAAAACAACCCAAAATCATTTGCATTTACACCAATTTGATGACCAAAATTGAAGTCATTAAATTGATTAAAATCCTTAAAACTGTAGTGTTTAATTTTCCGAAAATTGCCCTAGGCGGTCCGGATGTGACTTATAATGTCGAAAATTATCTCAAAGCCGGAGCCGATTTTTTAATCATTGGCGAAGGCGAAGAAACGACTTTTGAATTGTATAATGCAATCATCAAAAATGGCGATTTTCACCAAGTAAATGGCATCGCTTTTTTAGAAAACAATCAAATTATTCAAACTACAGCACGAACCAAATTCAAAGAACTCGACGAATTGCCACTACCGAATAGAGATGCCATCAACATGCAAAACTATTTGGACACTTGGAAAACCAATCACGGTCAAAGTTCGATGACGATTTCTACGCAGCGTGGTTGTCCTTATACCTGCAAATGGTGCAGTACGGCAGTTTATGGGCAAAGTTATCGTCGCAGACCGGCGAATCAAGTCGCGGAAGAAATGAAAATGCTGAAAGAAAAACACAATCCGGATGCGCTTTGGTTTGTGGATGATGTGTTCACCGTAAGTCACAAATGGCTGGTAGCTTTCAAAGAAGAAGTGTTGCAACAAGACGCTGTGATTCCGTTTGAGTGCATTACTCGTGCAGAACGATTGAATGCTGAAATTTTGCAATTATTGAAAGACGTTGGTTGTTTCCGAATTTGGATTGGTGCCGAAAGCGGTTCGCAAACGATTATCGATGCGATGGACCGACGTGTAGATGTCAACCAAGTAAAAAAAGTGATTCAGGATACCAATGCGATGGGTATAGAAACCGGAACCTTTATCATGCTTGGTTATCCCGGAGAAACCGAAAAAGACATTACGGAAACCATTCAGTATTTGAAAGATGCAAATCCGACTTTGTATACGATAACTGTTGCTTATCCTATCAAAGGAACGAGTTTGTACAACGAAATCGAACACAAAATCACGCAACAACCCGATTGGGAAACCTCAACCGACAGAGACATCGATTTTGAACGAACGTATTCGAGAAAATATTACCAATACGCCGTTAGCAAAGTGGTAAATGAAGTCGAGTTTCACAAAGCCAGTTCAAAAATGAGTTTGAAAGCGTTGAAATTGAAGACTAAATCACTAATGGCCACCGGATTGATGAAAATTAGCAAATAA
- a CDS encoding glycosyltransferase family 2 protein, translating into MINNKKIIVVLPAYNAAKTLQKTFEEIPFDIVDDIIITDDFSEDNTIEIAQKIGIQNIIIHDKNKGYGANQKSCYKKALELNADIIVMLHPDYQYTPKLIPAMCTLVANDLYDVVLGSRILSKGALKGGMPIYKYISNRILTFIQNVLMNQKLSEYHTGYRCFDTKLLEKIDFENNSDDFVFDNEILAQCCFLKARIGEISCPAKYFEEASSINFQRSLTYGLGVLRVAVSYFFQKTKLASFSLFKNL; encoded by the coding sequence ATGATTAATAACAAAAAAATAATCGTTGTTCTGCCGGCTTATAATGCGGCCAAAACACTTCAAAAAACCTTTGAAGAGATTCCTTTTGACATCGTTGACGATATCATTATCACTGACGATTTCAGTGAGGACAATACTATTGAAATAGCTCAAAAAATTGGCATCCAAAACATTATTATACACGATAAAAACAAAGGATACGGCGCCAATCAAAAGTCCTGTTATAAAAAAGCCTTGGAACTGAATGCGGATATCATTGTGATGTTACATCCTGATTATCAATATACGCCCAAATTAATTCCGGCCATGTGTACTTTAGTCGCCAATGATTTGTACGATGTGGTTTTGGGTTCACGCATCTTGAGTAAAGGCGCTTTAAAAGGCGGCATGCCTATTTATAAATACATTTCAAACCGAATTTTGACTTTCATCCAAAATGTTTTAATGAACCAAAAACTCTCGGAATACCATACCGGCTATCGCTGTTTTGACACAAAACTGTTGGAAAAAATTGACTTCGAAAACAATTCAGACGATTTTGTTTTTGACAATGAAATTTTGGCTCAATGTTGCTTCTTGAAAGCTCGGATTGGCGAAATATCTTGTCCGGCTAAGTATTTCGAAGAGGCAAGTTCGATTAACTTTCAAAGAAGTCTCACTTATGGGTTAGGGGTTTTAAGGGTTGCTGTTTCTTACTTTTTTCAGAAAACCAAACTCGCCTCGTTTTCACTTTTTAAAAATTTATGA
- a CDS encoding glycosyltransferase family 87 protein, whose product MKSALLKYYPLLALLLLCGFYLFKAIDFPAHDFANYYFGGKFLAKGNFSSNIYFPYEFNKAIFDSGYPNIFVSYAPNTPFLAFFFLLFAGFSLAVAKIIFNSLSVVLFFFSIYRLFNHYKIDWRYALLIPVLFLVPIKNNLLFGQVYFLLFFLLSEGWLAYEKKQWKSMSLFWSLAILLKVFPVLLVALFIFRKQWKPLSFWVAFCLLLLGISILFTGVDIWIFYLQEVLPKASNGEIATGFVDNYQSVFMFLKRCFVFETIENPNAFYNYPNLFSALMVAFKIGVLVIGYFISKRNSNTLFVFSYWILAMILLSPYGSTYTFILLLFPFLALLKSEISNTKKVAFCLIIFLINNFSLSIFIGQEFPFSYLRMLLLFLFFVLFLLQFRQKVNWKAVAMLSLFPLFLILFFKTTKPEKSTILLENGPTLVYDYEINNNSLIGHFWDGREKVILWNTKIQTFHPLKLKNNQVFYNNQQLTFDKSHKRKPILIDNKTVLYLSDYDRGIGFYTLRKITLN is encoded by the coding sequence ATGAAAAGTGCCTTATTAAAATATTATCCCTTGTTGGCTTTGCTTTTGCTTTGTGGTTTTTATTTGTTTAAAGCGATTGATTTTCCGGCTCATGATTTTGCCAATTATTATTTTGGCGGAAAGTTTTTGGCAAAAGGAAATTTCAGTTCTAATATTTATTTCCCCTATGAATTCAATAAAGCGATTTTCGATTCCGGTTACCCAAATATATTTGTCAGTTATGCCCCGAATACGCCGTTTTTAGCATTTTTCTTCTTACTCTTTGCCGGTTTTTCTCTGGCTGTAGCCAAAATAATCTTCAACAGTCTTTCAGTTGTTTTATTCTTTTTCAGCATTTACAGATTATTCAACCATTATAAAATCGATTGGCGTTACGCTTTGCTGATTCCGGTTTTGTTTTTGGTGCCGATAAAAAACAATTTACTCTTTGGACAAGTTTACTTTTTATTGTTTTTCTTGCTAAGCGAAGGTTGGCTAGCCTATGAAAAAAAACAATGGAAATCGATGTCCTTGTTTTGGAGTTTGGCTATTTTATTAAAAGTATTTCCGGTTTTATTGGTCGCCCTTTTTATCTTTAGAAAGCAATGGAAACCATTGTCCTTTTGGGTTGCGTTTTGTCTTTTACTTTTGGGGATTTCTATTTTATTTACCGGAGTTGACATCTGGATTTTCTACTTGCAAGAAGTTTTGCCAAAAGCTTCTAACGGCGAAATCGCAACTGGTTTTGTCGATAATTATCAATCGGTTTTTATGTTTTTGAAGCGTTGTTTTGTATTTGAAACGATTGAAAATCCGAATGCCTTTTACAATTATCCGAATTTATTTTCCGCCTTGATGGTTGCTTTTAAAATTGGTGTTTTGGTCATTGGTTATTTCATTTCCAAAAGAAATTCCAATACACTTTTTGTTTTCTCTTATTGGATTTTGGCAATGATACTACTTTCGCCTTATGGAAGCACTTATACTTTTATTTTACTATTATTCCCGTTTTTGGCTTTGCTGAAAAGCGAGATATCTAATACCAAAAAAGTTGCTTTCTGTCTGATAATTTTTCTAATCAACAATTTTTCTTTGTCGATTTTTATTGGGCAAGAATTCCCTTTTTCTTATTTAAGAATGTTGCTATTGTTTTTGTTTTTTGTTTTGTTTTTACTTCAGTTTCGGCAAAAAGTCAATTGGAAAGCGGTTGCAATGTTGTCATTGTTTCCACTGTTTTTAATATTGTTTTTTAAAACCACAAAACCTGAAAAATCAACGATTTTACTTGAAAACGGACCAACATTGGTATATGATTACGAAATCAACAATAATTCCTTGATAGGTCATTTTTGGGATGGAAGAGAGAAAGTAATATTATGGAATACTAAAATTCAAACTTTTCATCCGCTGAAATTGAAAAACAATCAGGTTTTTTATAACAACCAACAACTTACGTTTGACAAAAGCCATAAGCGGAAACCAATACTGATTGATAACAAAACTGTGCTGTATCTTTCGGATTATGATAGAGGCATTGGGTTTTATACGCTAAGAAAAATAACTTTAAATTGA